A section of the Streptomyces sp. NBC_01591 genome encodes:
- a CDS encoding transporter produces MGVVILLVMAAGVAAMLTRKLPTAFALVVLAVVIALVAGAPLTGKNSVLDTVLQEGAPALAATMIAILLGSWLGKLLDETGIAGTLVRKIVEFGGDRPVVVALGVLAVSTLVGTVTGSAPAAMLAGIIGIPAMIAVGIPKVTAAGTILMGIAAGMPFELPVWQFFSTALELPIPTVRGFMIKLFPFALAAAVLFVLVESRRRGVEHAWSAKSLAPKARSGRRARLGDAPWYALLTPVVPLVLALGLEVAIIPSLLAGVLYCLVTTTRPREMNKRLLRTLYGGFEVAAAPITLFIAIGILLAAVKLPGAIEALEPLVKAVSPQNAVLFVLVFTVLVPLCLYRGPLNVFGLGAGIAGVLIAAGIYPATAVLGLATSYNQVFGVADPTSTQTVWSAQYAGVSPQQVMVRTLPYVWAVALGGFCVTAATYL; encoded by the coding sequence ATGGGTGTCGTCATCCTCCTCGTCATGGCGGCCGGTGTCGCCGCGATGCTCACCCGGAAACTCCCCACGGCCTTCGCGCTCGTCGTCCTGGCCGTCGTCATCGCCCTCGTCGCGGGCGCCCCGCTCACCGGCAAGAACAGTGTCCTGGACACGGTCCTCCAGGAGGGCGCACCAGCCCTCGCCGCCACCATGATCGCCATCCTGCTCGGCTCCTGGCTCGGCAAGCTCCTGGACGAGACCGGCATCGCGGGCACCCTCGTCCGCAAGATCGTCGAATTCGGCGGCGACCGCCCGGTCGTGGTGGCCCTCGGAGTCCTCGCCGTCTCCACCCTCGTCGGTACGGTGACGGGCTCCGCGCCCGCCGCGATGCTCGCCGGAATCATCGGCATCCCGGCGATGATCGCCGTCGGCATCCCCAAGGTCACCGCGGCCGGCACGATCCTCATGGGCATCGCGGCGGGAATGCCGTTCGAGCTGCCCGTCTGGCAGTTCTTCTCCACCGCGCTGGAACTGCCCATCCCCACCGTGCGCGGCTTCATGATCAAGCTGTTCCCGTTCGCACTGGCCGCCGCGGTCCTCTTCGTCCTCGTCGAGTCCCGCCGCCGCGGCGTCGAACACGCCTGGTCCGCCAAGTCCCTTGCGCCGAAGGCGCGTTCCGGTAGGCGTGCCCGGCTCGGCGACGCCCCCTGGTACGCGCTGCTCACGCCGGTAGTTCCCCTGGTCCTGGCCCTCGGCCTCGAAGTGGCCATCATTCCCTCGCTGCTCGCGGGCGTTCTCTACTGCCTGGTCACCACCACCCGGCCGCGCGAGATGAACAAGCGGCTGCTGCGCACCCTCTACGGCGGCTTCGAGGTGGCCGCCGCACCGATCACCCTGTTCATCGCCATCGGCATCCTGCTCGCGGCGGTGAAACTGCCCGGAGCGATCGAGGCGCTCGAACCCCTCGTCAAGGCGGTCAGCCCGCAGAACGCGGTGCTGTTCGTGCTCGTCTTCACCGTCCTCGTACCGCTCTGCCTCTACCGCGGCCCGCTCAACGTCTTCGGTCTCGGCGCGGGCATCGCCGGCGTCCTGATCGCCGCCGGCATCTACCCCGCCACCGCGGTGCTGGGCCTGGCCACCTCGTACAACCAGGTGTTCGGCGTCGCCGACCCCACGAGCACCCAGACCGTGTGGAGCGCGCAGTACGCGGGCGTCTCCCCGCAGCAGGTGATGGTCCGCACCCTGCCGTACGTCTGGGCCGTCGCACTCGGCGGCTTCTGCGTGACCG